ATTGAAATCAATGctgttcaaaaacaaaacacagacatggCAGGCTGTGGTCCCTTCAGGTCACATGATCCAGAAAGTCCAGTTAGTTATAGAGCTATAATCTATAGTTATAGAGCTATGAATCTGAGGGATTTTCTAGATGCCAAAACACTGAGATGCAACTTACAACTGTGGAAACTATTCATGGTGACAGTCCTGAACTTGCAAAGTAATCACAATGTGCACTTGCCTTGACAGATTAAGTTATTCTACATTGCAGCAAAAGTTAAGACAGGTTCAACTTTGCTGCACAGATGGACTGGTCTCATTCGGGCATCACCTGCATTAGAGCAGAACAAAgcattgttattttgtttcttgaagTACGAGGCAGTTTAACCATTATTTTAAAGCATCAAATTTCTGGATTTACTCATTTAAGAAAGGTATCACACAGCTGTTATAATAAACGCTGTAGACTAGAATCAATGTATAGTCCAAAAGGGAGTTTTGCATGTTGTGATTCATACAGTCAtagtaaaaaaatgattagaccacccttgttttctctttgttttctttttcattttaatgcctgggacaactaaagctacatatgtttggataaatgtaatgataacaaaataTCTTGCcattctccatggttttcttgataatgattttggttattagcaagaaaatcatgggaaatagttagatatcagctcttaaattaaactctcatcagctatttttgttgttatcattgtatttgtccaaacaaatgtacctttagttgtaccaggcattaaactgaacaagacatttaagaaaataatggtctaataaatttttccatgactgtatatggaaACTCACAACAGAAGGATTCAGGTTTCGGTGTAAAAATGCAGTGTAtgacagaaagaagaaagaaaagtgcATTTTGTTACTGTTACTGCTCTCAGACTACACTCAATTACACAGaagttttaaatacattttgaggaaGTTTGTCAAATAGCATCCTGATAAATATAGGAATTGTTGAGTAAAAGCAGATGGTGTTTCAGAATGAATGGCTACACCAATATAGACtaaaaacactgcagaaaaatgtttgGTGCAGATAACTTGGTGATGCTTTATAGTGTTTAAACAAGAATGAATTTCTGCAGTGAGAAGCTCATGTCATTGTTTAAaacttgtttgtctgtttttcctctttaattCACACTTACAGCCTTCATAGTGTGTCATttcataatgataaaaaaaaatgttaagctCCTGTCTGTTGGCTTCtacggtcatggaaaaaaatattagaccacccttgttttcttcaatttcttgttcattataattcctggtacaactaaaggtacatttgtttggacaaatataatgataacaagaaaaatagctgataagagtttaatttaagagctgatatctagaaattttccattgttttcttgataatgattttggttattttcaagaaaaccatggaaaatgtctagatatcagctcttaaattaaactcttatgagctatctttcttatctttatatttgtccaaacaaatgtacctttagttgtaccggttattaaaatgaacaagaaattgaagaaaacatgggtggtttcataattttttttcatgattgcAAGTGTCGTCTCTTCCTTATACATCACTTTACGTGTGAGGACTTAACGTCTGCATCTCTGTCTCCGCAGCGAGACCTGTCCAAGACCTCTAACACCAAGATCCAGCACGGCATCCTGAACTCCACCACCGCcaacctctgacctctgactccTTCCAATGAAGTTCTGATCTGCTCCAGAAAGGATCACTGCTACCTGcttttatatgtatatgaagGTAATAATGTATAGTGTTAAGTGATGAAGCAGGACTCTGTTGGTTGCTGAGCGTGTCGTCTTCAGCGGTCTGTCACTGTTTGTAAGAGGAAAATTATACGTTTGTATCATAAGTTAAACTAACACTACTTTGGCTCTCTAAATTCTgacagttaaaatgtattttatgttgtctgcattttttttaaaaagagaaatgaaagtaattttagatttttgataTGCAATCTGGGGTTACAGGCCAAATGTATTATGAATACTTTGCacttttattttagaaaatatattGCAGCGCATTGTGTAAttgtacacacactcacactgttcCCTCCGAACCTGTTTATATACATGTATGATatgtatttgtgtatatatttcTGTATCTGCTGTTTGCTTCATAGAAACACCTGTTTGACACAGATGGTAGTTGTTTAAACGGGCTGTTAGTCTGTCATGTTTTGGTGCTGCACAGCAATAAAAATGGAGTGAAATCGCATGGATTCAGTACACTATCATGGCTGATTTAGAAAAGCTtgtcaaaatatattaaatgcatttttttacttaagtacagacTCATAGTTTTTAAGAttgcaatttgttttttgtgcctGAGgtaatgtgtttttacattgtCCATACGTCCGTCCCACTCTTGTAAGTGTGCTGCATCAGGAACAGCTGAGGGGAATTTCTTCAAAGTTGGGACAAAAGTCCACTTCAACTCAGGGCTGATTagattttggtggtcaaaggtcaTTGTGACTTCATAAGACACGTTGTGGGCctcaattatgaaaaaaatgcacatttaacaCGTTTGTACAAAGTCTTGgaagtttggaaaatgtttcATCTAGGTAAGAAACATGCTTGAATTATAATATATTCcttattttcaacataatctgtTTTTGTCTATGCAGTCACTCAATTATTCTTTTAATGCTCATTATCAAAACATACAAAGTAATGATGAAATGATGTGTGTGAATATACATTTATTGCTGTGGGTATAAATTAACTCCTTTTTTTGCAATCAATCTGTGCTGATAAAGGCTTCTAGAGTCTTAAATAGTTGATTTAGGTGGCCTGAAAGTCTCTTAAAAGACTGATGAACCCGGGATAAAATGAAGCAATGACATCTTGCAGCAAAGGGCTGTGGGACGGAATCAAACGCTTACTGCCTATTATTTACAATAACTAAGAAATACAGTGGAATAAAGATTTGCACAAACTGCTGTGACCTTCAATTATATCAGACCGTTTCAGCCTCAAAACACATCATAGGTTTGACAGGTGTGAACCCAACAGTGTAGAAAGTTTTCACAATCAACCCTGGTGTTTTGTCTGGTTttctctttgaaaaaaaaaatcggatCAGGAACCATACTTCTTATTAGCGTAAAGCATTTGTGTCTCCTCTGTGACCAGGAGaatatattcaataaaacaaaagagaTAAGACAACAAATTGTGCAGTAGACAGATGTTTAACTTTTGTATCAGCAGATTCCTCAGAAAAAATCATTCCTGCATGACACTGATCACAACAATCTGTGGATTATCTCGAGTAACTGGCTCATTATTGCTCTTGAGTTGATGTAATTTTACTGCACATTAAGCAACACAAGCGAAGTGCCATATAGTTCATCAAACCAAAACAGGGTTGACAGATAAATAGCACTTCACATAGAAGggaaatatgtattttgatttggggtgaactgtccctttaacctTGTTTGCCTGTGTAATTCAATCAGAGTTGATGAAACATCAACTGATGTTATCTCGTGTTATTATCTCAGTGGGCTCCGACTCTGTTGTGACATGAACTGGACTTCTGGCTGCTTTTAGACCAGCCTGTGTTCACCTTCATTCCACAATGCACTCATTACATAACAGTAACAGCATATTGTTCTGCTTGTAGAATTTCTTTACCTTTTAACAATATGTTGCCAGTttcctatgaaaaaaaaagtaatatacaATATGTTCCAAGATAGAAGTGGTGCTAAAGTAAAgggtaaaattatgtttttaatatatttttttctgcattaccAATCAAAGATAAAGTGGGACTTGTATagttcatttatgttttttatttatttgattgtatattttttaacacctcatattatttctttctttatctttATTAATACCCCTTTTTTGGACGCTAGccaatgttataaaaaaaaattaagtacaACTTGAGACAAATTGATTAACTGTCACAAATAAACAAttgctgttttttggtcagttgtagaatgtaaataagtacatttaatcaagtacaattttgcgctttacttgagtatttctattttaacttaacattatacttctactccactatattttaagctaaatattttcattttactccactacatttaactgcaagcttgagttacttttcaggtaaaAATTTACCATGAAAAACattatcaatttaaagtgattcattaaaaaaaaaaaattaaacctcataacagtagttaaaatctgttatatctttacataattaaaacactgcttgaAAATGCATATAAAACTTATAATCAaatgatatatttggaatagatacttagtacttttactttttatactttaaatacatttttatgatgacacttgcatttttactgaagtaagttttgaatgcaggtatAGTatagtcatttcacagtgtagtattagtacttttacttatgtaagggatctgaatacttttactgcttttattgtgaacCTCTCTGCCTTTAGATGACATAGAGGTCACGGATATTACTCTGAAGGGATCGCGCCGGAAGTCTTATTGTTACCGGAGCATCCTGCCGTTGGAGGAACTTTACATCTTTGCGTAGAAGAAGACATGCTAACGGCTGACAGGTCAGACTACACGGTGTGTGAATCAACACACGGGGAATTAATAACACGTTAAGTTTTGATATAACTTATTTAACAGTTTAGCCATGTCCGGAGCGTTAGCCAGGCTGCTCTTCTACCCGACGTTAGCCTACAATGTTGTCATGGAGAAGGTTTCGTCCAGACGGTGGTTCGACCGAGTGGACGAGACGGTGATCCTCGGAGCTCTGCCGTTCAGATCCAGCACCAAACAGGTCCGACCGACAACACCAGCCTCCACAACTCACTCTGAAGTCTGTCTGTCgctttgttttctcatttacaATGTTGGAACAAGTGTTCAGCATCTCTACTTAAcgctatggagttttgggctattttgtccatttctgaatcataTTCATCCTGCCTGTTTACAcctcttaaaaatgtttaaatgccatgttggtatatattttttcacataTATGACCTAGTAATAACTgatgttttattctgacttactggaccaacattttgaaccaaaaagaaacaaagaaaaaacaacataaatgtgattgtgtgattgtgtgtgatcctgtcatccaactctgtttttttgttctagTGTGACTTTatcttatttgtgtcttgtgtgtttagtgtgacaattttggtcattttgtgtatttttttggtcattttgtgtctttttttgtgtcttgtgttgctcattttgtcttttttgttcattttgtgtgtgtttttagtcattttgtgtctacaagtaaaagtcctgcaggtatgcgtcagctaaatgcattggtggaatgtaacaaagtatatttactcaagtactgttaagtaaaattttgaggtatgtgtacttaaGTTTATCCATTTTATGTAcccttatacttctactccaatacattttgagaaaatgatAGTACtttgtactccactacaattagtcgacagctttagttacttttcaggtcgagatgaacatgaaaaacatgatacatttaaaaatattatttttttttaaatttatttatttatttattttacagttaaacctcataccacactgaaaataccccactacaagtaaaagttcttcaAGTAGGTGTCAGTTAAATGCAGTGCTGGAATGTATTTATACTTATTTTTTCTCAAAGTTGTAAAACTTCTGAGGATATTTAACAAAATACCAGCGTGAGCAGTTCTTAATGTGGCTAAATTATTGATAATGAGAAATTATATCTCTGAATTCTCAAACTGAGCATCTTACTGTTTTTGAGTTAAAACAGTGGTGGAGCTACTGTAagttcatttactcaagtattgtactgaagtaaaaatttTAAGGTAtgtgtacttgagtatttccattttatgtacacTTATACTTCTGAtggtttagttacttttcaggtcaagattaacATGAAACACATGATTGATTCAAATCGATGTCAGACTTTGTGTttataaatttttattttttgttttacagtaatTGATTGTTGATTGATTTTAGTCTGtgtgaattattttttagtctACATTTCATTTCACATTTACACTTACTTTAAATTAATCCTCAATGTAAATCCTGTTTTGATTGTAGTGCTAAAATAGTAAGATGCAACTCAGCTAACGTACATGCTTACAACATGCATAACATACATAGTTagggaaaaacaaataaacaggaGCTGCTCAGAAAGTATGTCATTGTAATCCAAAGCTAAATTCCTATGTTGGGAAATACATCGGAAGTTGTACACTCTTGAACGTTTTTCAATCACTACTGAAAGTGTGTAAATATTGTATATTAGTTTGTATTAAAGTTGACTGTTGCCATTTCTTGTGTTGCAGCTCATAGAAACAGAAAATGTTCGAGGGGTTATCACCATGAATGAAGAGTATGAGACTAAATATTTCTGCAACTCTGCTGAGGTGAGTTTGATTTAATTCCACTCAGCCAGGTGaacattgtatgtgtgtgtgtttgcaatagaaaattatcaaaagaatCCCAGCAATGTTGCAGCACACAGTTTTTAAAAGGTTAATTATTGTTGACCTAACTGACTGCAAATTAAAAATcatcatttcaaataaaaatgccaaacatttacTAAGTCCTGTAtggattcttttctttttcttttctttttttgttttgggacGGTGGGTTGGACAAAGCAAGTAATCTGAAGCAATTTGGGCCTTGAATCCATTAACACTGCTAAGCCCCACcagcttattttctttttcctcaaattattattattattattattaataataataataataatataataattattattattaataataaaaataataataataataatatttgataGGCTTTGCTATGCAGATAAATTAATTTGGGCTCATTTTGTTCACATCAAGAAATAATAGTAGCAACTagttttagtataaaaatagtgaaagtttaaaaataaaaataaattcttcCCCCATTTGTGGCGCTTTTTAGCTTTGGAGACATTTTGGCAATAAGAGACCACAATAGGAGGTTTTTATCTTATGCCAGAGAAATAGGTGGAGTGCCATTAGGGGCCagacagaagaggaggaaaTGAGAGCTCCAAAATTTTTATTCAGCACGGCAAAATCATGGATATAACTTACACACATGTGAACACACCTTGATTAGAGATAATGGGGAAAAATTAGTATAATAAATGTACAGGGCAGAGCTTAACTCTTAGAGACCCAACAGAGAcccacttttgtcttttttggggggtcagAGGATCTTTAAGGGGAgaaagcaggtcaacagtagaagTGGTGTATGTCATCTGAAAGCTAGAacatgaagattaatttgagatgcagctcagcactgtgtgtcaagtttgtCTActcataaataaacatgttttgattAGAGtctatttaacttgtttttaaatatagataGTGAAAGGGCTAACAACTATATGATGAATACTATTCTCTTTAACAATTTagttgttgttgcagcaattttttggGTTGATGCCATTCATTATATGGATTTGTTGCAGATTTTTACTATctaaattaaaatgttcaaaagtCCCTCCAAAACACCACGATGTAGACAACAGGACCTTGAGGAACACTATAGAAAAAGGCCATGCATGATTTGGTGTCAAAATCCATTGACGTTTtagagatttctgcaagaattgcattaGATTGTATAGCAaccacttgtgttgtgttgcctgctgacaaacccccttattgtcaatatagtgAGGaaagctcattttatacactgagctcaagtttcactcactaacatcatcacacatgaagaaaatcaGGCTCATTTAAaccacaagagtctcagattTCCAGTCAGACCAGATTTATGAAGCTCACAGACTactgggcatgtctgtaaatggGAGATGTGTGGgtactgttaaaaaaattgcatgaggaaaccttgaaaattgataatctgtcaccaacagaaaaaacctcaccatttttctgcgcagttcgTTGATCGGGAAAtaaagagctggagacgtccgagttctcagtttaacatagttttattacaatacgtcaaaaaatgtgcactctACAGAGAATCtctgggttcaaaaactcatgtccctgaatacaaacagacgtgtttcagtttgtgaagtctgaaccacgtccctctccctgaacccattaaaatactaacattcgtttacaaaacatgctggttgatttcctccaggaagttccgccctcttgatcgctgattcgccagtttaaattaatacaacggcacgtcaatgccacctggttgcttgctgccccggacaaggccatcctgccctggcctcttctccagaacattcaacaaaaacctcctgtcTTGTTATGACTTCCAAAGATAGTATGTCAAAAGGATTTttactgtctcacatagattctaaaagtctaaaaaatatgaaacagacaatgaaatatatgtaaacaaagtttctaaaccaacattaacacacaaacataataattgtgtcaaaatcatattgcctgatttaatataaatgcacagagatatttattacactcaagttttgacctttgatagtgacctgcgtcactcacagagacagacaacagagacagacaacagaggagcagaaatcaagcatcaaataatttaccaatatagaaaataatcagttaTTTTAACAGTACCCATAGAACCCACTTTCattggggtcagaggtcaagggacccatttaaaaacaaccatgCAAGTTTTTACCTTGATAAAATTGACCCTAACTTTGGGGGCCTTATTTTGCccgctttccaacaatatattaCGACATGGTTGGAACCAATAGATGCCTTAGGTCATCTCGTTTCATATGCTTCAGTGTCTTAGCTTTAAAACTGAGTCCTCGTAAAGACAGAAACATCGGCCAAATCATCAGCGCTCCCTCAGGTCTCTTAAGGTTAAACTAATGAACCTGACGATAGCTCTGTCTTCTAGTTAACTGCTCTGATAAGgaaattaactgtttattgGTCTACATTTTATAGCAAAGAGCATACATTCAATCTGGGTTTCTGATAAGCCAAAGCAAAGCTGAAGTTAGATTATGATTTCAGagctctgtcttttttctttgtttcttctgaGAACTTTCTCCTTCCTTGTGGAAGACTTTCCCATCAGGCTGCTCTCTCCACTTCAGGGTGACTCCACTCCCTGCCACCTTCTGCATTCTGTCCTGGAGCTGGGAAACACAAACGGTAGCCATTTTAATAGACATGTTAGGAAACCCAGAGAGGACATGGATGATTTCTATATTGTATCAACAGCCCATACAAAGAACCCAACAAAAGATTTTGATTCTAGCAAGACAAAATGTTTTGCCTAAATCAATtacattgacatttttttgctgTCGCATCATATTTTAGCTATCTGTTGTTATTTAGAGGTCATGTCCACAGTTCTCGTCGGGTCACATTTCgtaggaaatcatacaaacaCCTTCATGACAATCAGCTGattattgtgacatttttcttgttatggctgcaaacaacaaaatatcaaCAGAAAACCAGTCATATAAAGTGTTTTGGGGGATTTCAGAGACTTGCCTTTTTCAGGATGCCTGCTTTCACAGCAGGGTCATTTGGGTCCACAGAGCGATCCCCCAGCTTTATCTTCAGCTTCACCATCTGCCTTGTTACTGGTGCTTTGACACAGAATGAGAAGAGAAATTGAACATGAGTTTGCTGTGGTTTACTTTTCTCATAACTAAGTGTAACGCAGCACTCTCTCTCTTGTGCTGAGAGACAGTAGAGCTCTCACCAGGTTGAGGGAGGCCGTAGCAGACAAACGGTACTCTCACATCACAGGACCTCAACTTCCATTTTCCTTGTGTCTGCAAAGATGCAGTACATGCGACTGTCATCGAGCCAAGTGGGTTTAACCAGGATCCCCAAAATCTGAAAGAGTAGTTGCTTCCATCAGACCAATTATAAAGGGGCTCTCTAAATAGGCCAATCCATGCCCAGTCCCCACTCGGCACCAAGCTCTGGATCTCCTGGTTCTCGGTGTTGTCCCTCacagtggccaggtctgtgAAGTTTTTCCTGCAGAACCTCTGAGCGCTGGACCAACTCATTCTCTcattcacaaaaacaaattCAGGATTCAACTGTGTTCCTGCAGTAAGAGGAAAGACGGAAGTATTGTCACATCCTGAAATTTAAATTAATGCTATTTCAAGATCAAAATATGCCTCACTATGTCCTCACCTTGGTAACAGATAAATGGGTATTCAATTTCACAACCATCATCCCACCACCCTCCACCTTCTCCAATGTCCACAcaaaactgagcagctgaattAAATTCTGGTTGACTTTCAGCACGTTCCCAGTTCCTGTAGTCAGTCCCGCTCCCTCTGTAGTCATCAGACCACCTCCACTTGATTTCACTGTAGAGGCCGATCCAGAGCTCAGATCTGTAACCAGAAGATGAAACTTTGTTGTTAAGTTGGTTCATTTCTTGAGTGCTTTCGAtggtggccaggtctgtgtatcTCTCTCTGCAGTAGGTCCGAGCATCATTCCAAGTCTTCAACTCATTAACAAAGTGGTACTGACGGGGAAGGCACGTGGAGAGGAAGATCCACCCTGTCAgggaaaatacaaatatagttttactttattgttttttttgtaaatatatgcatATTATGAGATTGATTCGagcaacacatttaaaaaaaaaaaaagtcgggACAAGGAACAACAAAAGACTGGGAAAGTCTATGTACTCCACAGGTAAACAGGTTGCTTGGTAACAAGTGATTACCAAATAGTTTAAGAACGTTTAAGAATCTGGAGAAATCTCTGCATGTATGCGATGAAAACCAACATTAAAAAGTGTCATGATTTTATAAGCCCTCTCTCTATTGTATTCTAGAGTAATAATCACTGTTAGACATCATGAGAATCAAATAATTCACCTACCAGAGAGAAAGATGACCCCCAACAGGATCCTGTCCATCTTCATGCTGCTCTGTGGAGTGTACGTCTCAATGTGCACAACTAACAAGAAACTCAAGCTCTGTTATTACAGTTCTAAGGCAAATCAAGGGAAATTAAACCACCCTCTTCTCCCTGTCACTGACGTTGTCTACCTGCCCATTTACAGTATCCAAAGGTACTGCAATGGATCCTTTCATGGAAATAAATTCTCCCATACAATTCAGATTTGAAATACGTCTTGTATTGTTATTGTACTGAGACACTAATATGGTAGGTACAATTTGAATTGCAAACATGACCGCAAGAAAGAACAAATGCTGCTGTTATTTCTTGTTTCCAACTGGCTGTAAACAAAGAAGTTTGTTAGAAGCATGACCTAAAAATTGTAACCAAGACAACAAAGGTCTTGGTAAGGTTAACATTGGCCTTTTTTAATCCTAAACATGATGTTTCCACAACCAGTAGTGATGTGTGGACTGAttggtggtggagagatgcgctgtaaagatgttcgaggccatcttgaaatacccagatcatctgctacacaaaacctttatggctcctctctctccgagTTGATTTCAACGCGGTTGTTTCTGCCAGACTGGCTGGTCtggagtatttcacaaactgctgatctactgggatctTCACACACAACCGTCTGTAGGGTTTACAGAGGATGGTCCGAGAAAGAGACAATATCCAGTGAACTGCAGTTATCAGGGCCAAAACGCCTTgatgatgccagaggtcagagcaggatggccagactggtttgagatgatagaaaggcaacagtaactcacaAAGCCACTCGTAACAGCCAAGGtttgaacacacaacacgtccagccttgaagcagatgggctaaaGAAACAGAAGACAGCACCGggtgccactttattaggtacactttgctagctaataaagtggccggtgagtgtacaTGTAGCAGGCTTTACTCATCTCAGTGATATATGAATACCTGGTTTGATTCAATGTGTTTTATGCTGGCTGCAGGAGTGGCGAGCTGTCGGGGTGGAGCAGCTCCGGTTGAGCACGGTTGACCTCACCGGTGTCCCCAGCCTGGAGAACCTGTGTCGAGGCGTGGAGTTCGCCCTGCGGCACCGAGAGCGGGGAAGCAGCGTGTACGTCCACTGCAAGGCCGGACGCTCCCGCAGCGCCACACTGGCTGCTGCGTACCTCATACGGGTCAGTA
The Centropristis striata isolate RG_2023a ecotype Rhode Island chromosome 2, C.striata_1.0, whole genome shotgun sequence DNA segment above includes these coding regions:
- the ptpmt1 gene encoding phosphatidylglycerophosphatase and protein-tyrosine phosphatase 1, with product MSGALARLLFYPTLAYNVVMEKVSSRRWFDRVDETVILGALPFRSSTKQLIETENVRGVITMNEEYETKYFCNSAEEWRAVGVEQLRLSTVDLTGVPSLENLCRGVEFALRHRERGSSVYVHCKAGRSRSATLAAAYLIRLHCWTPEEACEKLASARPHILVRSAQLEMLREYYQQVCGQSS